TGGAGGCGGTCAAGACCGCCTTCTGGATGCCCGGGCAGGTGCACGCGTTCGTGCACGGCGAGGCCCAGGCAGTCATGCACAACCTGCGGCCCTATATCCGCAAGGAGCGCGGCGTCGACGCGAAATGGGCGTCGATATCGGGTTACTGGCGTCGCGGGCGCACCGAGGAGACCTTCCGGCAGTGGAAGAAGGAACTCGCCGCGGCCGAGGCCGGCGAGCAGTAGGGCCCCGTCAGCCCGATCGCCGGCTGGCATGCTCGTCGCATGGCATTCGGCGACTACCAGAACGAGATCTATTTTCAGGGCCTCAGCGGCGTGGTGCCCAAGCTGCCGATGGTCTTCAAAGAGCTGGAGGCCAAGGCCGAACGGGCGCTGCCGCCGTCGATCTGGTCGTATGTCGCCGGCGGCGCGGGGGATGAGCGCACTCAGCGGGCGAACGCGGAGGTTTTCCAGCAATGGGGCCTGATGCCGCGGATGTTCGTCGGCGCCAAAGAGCGCGACCTGACCGTCGACCTCTTCGGGCTGAAGCTGCCGAGCCCGCTGTTCATGGCGCCGATCGGGGTGATCGCGCTGTGCGCGCAGGACGGCCACGGCGACCTGGCCACCGCGCGCGCTTCCGCCCGCACCGGCGTGCCGATGGTCATGTCGACGCTGACCGAAGACCCGCTCGAAGACGTCGCCGCCGAATTCGGTGACACCCCTGGGTTTTTCCAGCTCTACACACCCACCGACCGGGACCTAGCGGCCAGCCTGGTGCAGCGCGCCGAGGCCGCCGGCTTCAAGGGCATCGTCGTCACCCTGGACACCTGGGTCACCGGCTGGCGCCCCCGTGACCTCAGCACATCGAACTTCCCGCAACTGCGCGGCAAATGCCTGGCCAACTACACCAGCGACCCCGTGTTCCGGGCCGGCCTCGCACAGAGCCCCGAAGAGAATCCGCAGGGCGCGGTGTTGAAGTGGATTTCCATCTTCGGCAATCCGCTGACGTGGAACGACCTGCCGTGGCTGCGCTCGCTGACGAAGTTGCCGCTGCTCGTCAAGGGGATCTGCCACCCCGACGACGCTCGGCGCGCGATCGACGGGGGCGTCGACGGCATCTACTGCTCCAACCACGGCGGCCGCCAGGCCAACGGCGGAATCCCGGCGCTGGACTGCCTGCCCGGTGTCGTCGAAGCGGCCAACGGCGTCCCGGTGCTGTTCGACTCCGGCGTCCGCAGCGGCGCTGACGTGGTCAAAGCTCTGGCGCTCGGCGCGACCGCGGTCGGCGTCGGGCGGCCGTACGCCTACGGCTTGGCCCTCGACGGGGTCGACGGGATCGTGCACGTGCTGCGGTCGTTGCTGGCCGAGACCGACCTGACGATGGCTGTGGACGGCTATCCGACGCTGAAAGATCTCACTCCGGACACTCTGCGGCGCGTCATCTGAGCCCTGCGGCGCGTCTCTGCGACGGTGACGTGGTGGAGGCGATCCTCGACGAGTTCGACACCTACCTGGACATCCAGTGCCTTCGCTCGGCGCACACCCGCCGCGCGTACCTCGGTGACCTGCGGTCGCTGTTCGCGTTCCTCGACGAGCGCGCCCCCGATCGGGGCCTGGCGGGGCTGAGTCTGCCGATCCTGCGATCCTGGCTGGCCGCGGGGGCGCAAGCAGGCGCCGCGCGCACCACGCTGGCGCGCCGGACGTCGGCGGTCAAGACCTTCACGGCGTGGGCGATGCGACGGGGTCTGTTGGCCGCTGACCCCGCGAACCGACTGCAGGTGCCCAAGGCCCGCCGGGCGTTGCCCGCGGTGCTACGTCAAGACCAGGCGCTGGCCGCGATGGCAGCGGCCACCTCCGGCTCCCAGCAGGGCGACCCGATGGCCCTGCGGGACCGCCTGATCGTCGAGTTGTTGTACGCCACCGGAATTCGCGTCAGCGAGCTGTGCGGCCTCGACATCGACGACATCGACACCGGACACCGGCTGCTGCGGGTGCTCGGCAAGGGCAACAAACAGCGCAGCGTGCCGTTCGGTGAGCCGGCCGCCGCGGCGCTGCAGGCGTGGCTGGCCGACGGCAGACCCGAGCTGGCCACCGCGGACTCTGGGCCGGCGCTGCTCCTGGGTGCGCGGGGTCGCCGGCTCGACGTGCGGCAGGCCCGCACCGTGGTGCACGAGACCGTCGGCGCCATCGACGGGGCGCCCGACATGGGTCCACACGGGCTGCGGCACAGCGCCGCCACGCATCTGCTCGAGGGCGGCGCCGACCTGCGCGTCGTGCAGGAACTGCTTGGCCATTCCAGCCTCGCCACTACGCAGCTCTACACCCACGTCACGGTCGCGCGCTTGCGCGCCGTGCACGACCAGGCTCACCCGCGAGCCTGAGGCGAGTAACACAATCCTCAGCCGCCCCTCGCTCGGCCAATAGCCGTTGTGCCCACCTCACAGCGACAACGGTTGTCGCTCGAAGGTGGGCACAAAGTGCACCCCGACCCAGCTGGTACGTCTGTGACTAACGGTGCAACGGCTTGAGCCGGATCGGCGTCGAGGCCAACAACCCCAGCGGATCGACGTAGTCGGCTCGCGACGCCGGGCCCCACATCGCGCCCCAGTGCAGACAGGCCGAAGCGGGACAGCCCGAGTGCCCGGCCAGCAGCTCGCCGATCACCGCCCCCGCCGCCACGTGCTGCCCGACCTTCACCGCCGCCCGGACCGGCTCGTAGCTGGTGTGCAACCCGCCCGGATGCGCCAGCGACACCAGCGGCCGGCCGGCCAGCGTCCCGGCGTACACCACGGTCGCCTCACCTGCGGCATAGACGGGCTGACGAGGCTCGGCCGCCAGATCCACGCCCCGGTGGCCGCGGGTCCAGTTCGGCGACGGGGCGTCGAACGCCCGCGTCACCGTCGGCGCAGGTCGTAGTGGCCACCGCAACCGCACGTCGTCGGCGTGGGCCCCCGGTGCGCAGATCAGCAACACCGCTCCGACAACCGCCCATCGCACCTGCTCAGTTCATCGCGCCGGCCGCCGAACGGCCAGCCGGCGCTGTGGACAAAGCACCTGCAAGAACCGTGTAAACTTCTCCGCGCAGCCCGTATTACGAGCTGACTTCGCGCGTCTGCATCGCGTCTCCCGTTCCACTAGGAGTTCGCATCGCATGCCGGGCGGTCCCGTCCCACCGACGGGTCCGGCATCGCAGCAGTCGCCAGGGCCCGGCTTCACCCGTTGCTGGGCATCAACCGACACACAAAGGCACAAGCATGGCCGTAGTAACCATGAAGCAGCTGCTTGACAGCGGCACCCACTTCGGGCATCAGACCCGTCGCTGGAACCCCAAGATGAAGCGGTTCATCTTCACCGACCGCAACGGCATCTACATCATCGACCTGCAGCAGACGCTGACCTTCATCGACCAGGCGTACGAGTTCGTCAAAGAGACTGTCGCGCACGGTGGTTCGGTGTTGTTCGTCGGCACCAAGAAGCAGGCGCAGGAGTCCATCGCCGAAGAGGCGACCCGCGTCGGAATGCCCTACGTCAACCAGCGCTGGTTGGGTGGCATGCTGACCAACTTCCAGACCGTGCACAAGCGCCTGCAGCGCCTCAAGGAACTCGAGGCGATGGAGCAGACCGGTGGCTTCGAGGGCCGCACCAAGAAGGAAATCTTGATGCTGACCCGCGAGAAGAACAAGCTCGACCGGAGCCTCGGCGGTATCCGTGACATGGCGAAGGTTCCGTCGGCGGTCTGGGTCGTCGACACCAACAAAGAGCACATCGCCGTCGGCGAGGCCCGCAAGCTGGGCATCCCGGTCATCGCGATCCTGGACACCAACTGCGACCCTGACCTGGTCGACTACCCGATCCCGGGCAATGACGACGCGATCCGCTCGGCGGCTCTGCTGACCAAGGTGATCGCTTCCGCGGTCGCCGAGGGCCTGCAGGCCCGTGCCGGCGCAGGCCGCGCCGATGGCAAGCCCGAGGCCGACGGCGCCGAGCCGCTGGCCGAGTGGGAGCAGGAGTTGCTCGCATCGGCCACCGCAACCGCCGCGCCGGCCGAGCAGGCCGCTGCGGTCGCATCAGAACCAACACCCACGGAAGGCTGAGAAGTGGCCAACTTCACCGCTGCCGACGTCAAGCGACTTCGGGAGCTGACCGGTGCCGGAATGCTCGACTGCAAGAACGCACTCTCCGAGAGCGACGGTGACTTTGACAAGGCTGTCGAGGCGTTGCGGATCAAGGGCGCCAAGGACGTCGGCAAGCGTGCCGAGCGTGCGACCGCCGAGGGTCTGGTCGCCGCCAAGGGCGGCGCGCTGATCGAGCTGAACAGCGAGACCGACTTCGTGGCGAAGAACGCGGAGTTCCAGAAGGTCGCCGAGGACATCGTCAGCGCCGCGGCCGCCGCCAAGGCCAACGACGTCGACGCGCTCAAGGCCGCCAAGATCGGCGACACGACGGTCGAGCAGGTCATCGCCGAGCTGTCCGCCAAAATCGGCGAGAAGCTGGAACTGCGCCGGGCGGCGTACTTCGACGGCACCGTCGAGACGTATCTGCACAAGCGTGCGGCGGATCTGCCGCCGGGCGTCGGTGTGCTGGTCGAATACACCGGCGACAACTCGGAGGTGGCACACGCCGCGGCGTTGCAGATCGCCGCGCTCAAGGCCCGGTTCCTGTCGCGCGAGGACGTGCCGGAGGACGTGGTGGCCAGCGAGCGCCGCATCGCCGAGGAGACCGCGAAGGAAGAGGGCAAGCCCGAGCAGGCATTGCCCAAGATCGTCGAGGGTCGCGTCAACGGCTTCTTCAAGGATGTCGTGCTGCTCGAGCAGCCGTCGGTGTCCGACAGCAAGAAGACCGTCAAGGCGTTGCTCGACGAGGCCGGCGTCACGGTGACCCGGTTTGTCCGCTTCGAGGTCGGCCAGCAGTAGCATCAGCCGAATGCGACACGTGCACGCATTCGGTGACGACGCCTTGGGCCACCTCGACGCTGTCGGGGTGGCCGAGGCCATTAATTCCGGTCGGGTAAGTCGGGCAGAGGTCGTCGAGGCGGCCATCGCCCGCACCGAATCGGTGAACGCCTCGCTGAACGGCTTGGCGTACAACGCATTCGACCGTGCCCGAGCGCGGACCGAGGCGCGACCGACAGGCGGCGTCTTCAGCGGCGTCCCGACGTTCGTCAAGGACAACGTCGACGTCGGGGGATGGCCGACGATGCGGGGCACCGATGCGTGGCCTCCGGTACCGGCCGCCGCGGACAGCGAATTCGCCGAGATGTACCTGGCGACCGGGATGACCCCGCTGGGTAAGACCCAGATGTCGGAGTACGGATTCAGCGCCGCCGCCGAGCATCCCCGGCTCGGGGCGGTCCGCAATCCGTGGAACACCGACCACACCGCGGGCGCGTCGTCGTCGGGTTCCGGCGCGTTCGTCGCTGCCGGCGTGGTGCCGATCGCGCATGCGAACGACGGCGGCGGGTCGATCCGAATTCCGGCGTCCTGCAACGGACTTGTCGGCCTCAAGCCGTCCCGCGGACGGCTGCCGC
The sequence above is a segment of the Candidatus Mycobacterium wuenschmannii genome. Coding sequences within it:
- a CDS encoding lactate 2-monooxygenase; amino-acid sequence: MAFGDYQNEIYFQGLSGVVPKLPMVFKELEAKAERALPPSIWSYVAGGAGDERTQRANAEVFQQWGLMPRMFVGAKERDLTVDLFGLKLPSPLFMAPIGVIALCAQDGHGDLATARASARTGVPMVMSTLTEDPLEDVAAEFGDTPGFFQLYTPTDRDLAASLVQRAEAAGFKGIVVTLDTWVTGWRPRDLSTSNFPQLRGKCLANYTSDPVFRAGLAQSPEENPQGAVLKWISIFGNPLTWNDLPWLRSLTKLPLLVKGICHPDDARRAIDGGVDGIYCSNHGGRQANGGIPALDCLPGVVEAANGVPVLFDSGVRSGADVVKALALGATAVGVGRPYAYGLALDGVDGIVHVLRSLLAETDLTMAVDGYPTLKDLTPDTLRRVI
- a CDS encoding tyrosine recombinase XerC, which produces MEAILDEFDTYLDIQCLRSAHTRRAYLGDLRSLFAFLDERAPDRGLAGLSLPILRSWLAAGAQAGAARTTLARRTSAVKTFTAWAMRRGLLAADPANRLQVPKARRALPAVLRQDQALAAMAAATSGSQQGDPMALRDRLIVELLYATGIRVSELCGLDIDDIDTGHRLLRVLGKGNKQRSVPFGEPAAAALQAWLADGRPELATADSGPALLLGARGRRLDVRQARTVVHETVGAIDGAPDMGPHGLRHSAATHLLEGGADLRVVQELLGHSSLATTQLYTHVTVARLRAVHDQAHPRA
- a CDS encoding M23 family metallopeptidase; amino-acid sequence: MRWAVVGAVLLICAPGAHADDVRLRWPLRPAPTVTRAFDAPSPNWTRGHRGVDLAAEPRQPVYAAGEATVVYAGTLAGRPLVSLAHPGGLHTSYEPVRAAVKVGQHVAAGAVIGELLAGHSGCPASACLHWGAMWGPASRADYVDPLGLLASTPIRLKPLHR
- the rpsB gene encoding 30S ribosomal protein S2; this encodes MAVVTMKQLLDSGTHFGHQTRRWNPKMKRFIFTDRNGIYIIDLQQTLTFIDQAYEFVKETVAHGGSVLFVGTKKQAQESIAEEATRVGMPYVNQRWLGGMLTNFQTVHKRLQRLKELEAMEQTGGFEGRTKKEILMLTREKNKLDRSLGGIRDMAKVPSAVWVVDTNKEHIAVGEARKLGIPVIAILDTNCDPDLVDYPIPGNDDAIRSAALLTKVIASAVAEGLQARAGAGRADGKPEADGAEPLAEWEQELLASATATAAPAEQAAAVASEPTPTEG
- the tsf gene encoding translation elongation factor Ts, which translates into the protein MANFTAADVKRLRELTGAGMLDCKNALSESDGDFDKAVEALRIKGAKDVGKRAERATAEGLVAAKGGALIELNSETDFVAKNAEFQKVAEDIVSAAAAAKANDVDALKAAKIGDTTVEQVIAELSAKIGEKLELRRAAYFDGTVETYLHKRAADLPPGVGVLVEYTGDNSEVAHAAALQIAALKARFLSREDVPEDVVASERRIAEETAKEEGKPEQALPKIVEGRVNGFFKDVVLLEQPSVSDSKKTVKALLDEAGVTVTRFVRFEVGQQ